One Hordeum vulgare subsp. vulgare chromosome 4H, MorexV3_pseudomolecules_assembly, whole genome shotgun sequence DNA window includes the following coding sequences:
- the LOC123446241 gene encoding protein LURP-one-related 8-like has protein sequence MAKVHPDAAVPLPEAPAAGHSRPVGAGAEQEEPPPEAVALTVWRKSLLFNCDGFTVFDAAGGLVFRVDCYGTSGCRRRHAEDVVLMGATGIPLLTVRRRRLSLAEHWVIYDGDGGEVDAPKPLLSVRRCHAGLLRHAHASTASKQKALAHVTPLTPALRESYVVEGSYARRCVAVRDARGEAVAEVRRKESPVGNEVFRLVVPYPRRLGTPLAMGIVIALDEMFGNSGAGASAARSLLPRSWSM, from the coding sequence ATGGCAAAGGTGCACCCCGACGCGGCCGTGCCGCTGCCAGAGGCGCCGGCTGCTGGCCACTCGCGGCCCGTAGGAGCTGGGGCCGagcaggaggagccgccgccggagGCCGTGGCGCTGACGGTGTGGCGCAAGTCGCTGCTGTTCAACTGCGACGGCTTCACCGTCTTCGACGCCGCCGGTGGCCTCGTCTTCCGCGTCGATTGTTACGGCACATCCGGCTGTAGGCGCCGCCACGCGGAGGACGTCGTGCTCATGGGCGCCACGGGGATCCCGCTCCTCACCGTGCGGCGGAGAAGGCTCAGCCTGGCAGAGCACTGGGTCATCTATGACGGCGACGGCGGTGAGGTCGACGCCCCGAAGCCGCTCCTCTCCGTGCGCCGCTGCCACGCCGGCTTGCTACGTCACGCCCACGCGTCGACGGCGTCCAAGCAGAAAGCGCTCGCGCACGTCACGCCTCTCACGCCGGCGTTGCGCGAGTCGTACGTGGTGGAGGGTTCGTACGCGCGGCGGTGCGTCGCGGTGCGGGACGCGCGCGGGGAGGCCGTGGCAGAGGTGCGGCGGAAGGAGTCACCGGTGGGCAACGAGGTGTTCCGGCTGGTGGTGCCGTACCCTCGCCGCCTTGGCACGCCGCTGGCCATGGGGATAGTCATCGCCCTCGACGAGATGTTCGGCAACTCCGGGGCCGGCGCCTCCGCCGCTCGATCGCTGCTGCCGAGGAGCTGGTCCATGTAG